A genome region from Nitrosopumilus sp. includes the following:
- a CDS encoding O-methyltransferase, which translates to MIKSISNILEKLEKQSTLEKLRKVNVAPEDRMLAITKETGELLNMILRLKNVKNMLEVGMSTGYSTIWCAEAIYEQSGQIITIEQNPNKIKRAKENFQKAGIADMITVKEGLAIQILRELSLQKEYKYFFDFVLIDADKENVIEYFDLILPMVSVGGVIVTDNMLYPEKYKQDMKKFSDYLKKNPKLRTITTPIGNGEEITIKLK; encoded by the coding sequence ATGATAAAATCCATTTCAAATATACTTGAAAAATTAGAAAAACAATCAACACTAGAAAAATTAAGAAAAGTTAATGTTGCTCCTGAAGATAGAATGCTTGCAATTACAAAAGAGACTGGAGAGTTACTAAACATGATTTTACGTCTAAAAAATGTAAAAAATATGCTTGAAGTTGGAATGTCGACAGGGTATTCTACCATATGGTGCGCAGAGGCAATTTATGAGCAATCAGGTCAAATCATTACAATTGAACAAAATCCAAACAAGATAAAAAGAGCAAAGGAGAATTTTCAAAAAGCTGGAATTGCAGATATGATTACTGTCAAAGAAGGATTGGCAATACAGATACTAAGAGAATTAAGTTTACAAAAAGAATACAAATATTTTTTTGATTTTGTACTAATTGATGCCGACAAGGAAAATGTCATCGAATATTTCGATTTGATCTTGCCGATGGTATCTGTTGGAGGAGTGATTGTTACAGACAATATGTTATATCCTGAAAAATATAAACAAGATATGAAAAAATTCTCAGATTATCTTAAGAAAAATCCAAAACTTCGAACTATAACAACACCCATTGGAAATGGAGAAGAAATCACAATAAAGTTGAAGTAA
- a CDS encoding transcriptional regulator encodes MTEKPHKEGERLESIKRVHGQKSSKFTTRMEDYLEVISELIELKGYATPLDISNYMNVSPPSVTKMLRRLDEDKYIDYTKYQGLKLTPLGESIASEIRQKHSDLLEFFEILGIDNSTANQDVEGIEHHLNPKTTKQLRKFILFLKSKPHLLSEFRKFGF; translated from the coding sequence TTGACTGAAAAACCACACAAGGAAGGAGAACGACTAGAATCCATAAAACGAGTTCATGGACAAAAAAGTTCAAAATTCACAACCAGAATGGAGGATTACTTGGAAGTAATCTCTGAACTCATAGAACTCAAAGGATATGCAACGCCATTGGATATCTCAAACTACATGAACGTTAGTCCACCCAGTGTTACCAAGATGTTACGAAGACTAGATGAAGACAAGTACATCGATTATACCAAATATCAGGGGTTAAAGCTGACTCCTCTGGGAGAAAGCATCGCAAGTGAGATAAGGCAAAAGCACAGTGATCTATTGGAATTCTTTGAGATACTAGGAATAGACAACTCCACTGCAAATCAGGATGTAGAAGGAATAGAACACCACTTAAATCCAAAAACAACAAAACAACTCAGAAAATTCATATTGTTTTTAAAATCAAAGCCTCATCTGCTCTCTGAATTTAGGAAATTTGGTTTTTAA